The Flavobacterium sp. 123 genome contains a region encoding:
- the recG gene encoding ATP-dependent DNA helicase RecG, giving the protein MQQNLLQTPIEYLKGVGPNRGELLRKELGIHKYGDLVNFFPNRYIDRTRYYKINELQNNAAEVQIIGKIIAIKTVEFAKGRKRLVATFVDDTGQMELVWFQGHKWIRESLKINEVCVIFGKCSSFNGLFNMAHPEIELLTEHEKSLRSAMQPVYPSTETLTNRGISNRVINKMMQQLFLETQTLFTETLPDYLINELKLVPKKTALFNIHFPKNSELLAKAQFRLKFEELFFIQLQLITKNLIRKHKIKGHPFTTVGKYFNEFYQNHLPFELTNAQKRVLKEIRTDMGSNAQMNRLLQGDVGSGKTIVAFMSMLLALDNGFQACLMAPTEILANQHFIGLSELAKTLDINIQILTGSTKTAARKIIHEDLENGSLHILIGTHALLEDKVKFKNLGLAVIDEQHRFGVEQRSKLWKKNEIPPHILVMTATPIPRTLAMSLYGDLDISVIDELPPGRKPIQTVHRFDSNRLKVWKFIRDEIAIGRQIYIVYPLIQESEKMDFKDLMDGYESISRDFPLPQYSISILHGKMKPSDKDSEMKRFSEGKTNIMVATTVIEVGVNIPNASVMIIESAERFGLSQLHQLRGRVGRGAEQSYCILMTSHKLSSDSKTRMETMVQTNDGFEIAEVDLKLRGPGDLMGTQQSGVLNLQIADIVKDRDILMLARNYALKILREDAPLQKPEHQTLRAVFIELTKKKNIWNYIS; this is encoded by the coding sequence ATGCAGCAAAACCTATTACAAACTCCCATTGAATACCTCAAAGGCGTTGGTCCTAATCGGGGCGAATTACTCCGTAAGGAATTGGGAATTCATAAGTATGGGGATTTGGTTAATTTTTTTCCTAATAGATATATAGACAGAACTCGTTATTATAAAATTAATGAGCTCCAAAATAATGCTGCGGAAGTCCAAATTATCGGAAAAATTATTGCTATTAAAACCGTAGAATTTGCTAAAGGAAGAAAACGCTTAGTAGCGACTTTTGTAGATGACACAGGACAAATGGAACTGGTTTGGTTTCAAGGCCACAAATGGATTCGGGAGAGTCTAAAAATTAATGAAGTTTGTGTTATTTTCGGAAAATGCAGTTCATTTAACGGACTATTTAACATGGCTCATCCTGAAATTGAATTATTAACAGAACACGAAAAAAGCCTGCGTTCAGCGATGCAGCCTGTATATCCATCTACAGAAACCTTAACCAATAGAGGCATTAGCAATAGAGTAATCAATAAAATGATGCAGCAATTGTTTCTGGAAACGCAAACATTATTTACAGAAACTTTACCCGATTATCTTATCAACGAACTTAAGCTCGTTCCTAAAAAAACAGCTTTATTTAATATTCATTTTCCAAAGAATAGTGAGCTTTTGGCGAAAGCCCAATTCCGATTAAAATTTGAAGAATTGTTTTTTATCCAATTACAATTAATTACTAAAAACTTAATCAGAAAGCACAAAATTAAAGGACATCCTTTTACAACTGTTGGAAAGTATTTCAATGAATTTTATCAAAATCATTTGCCTTTTGAACTCACAAATGCTCAAAAAAGAGTACTTAAAGAGATTAGGACAGATATGGGAAGTAATGCCCAAATGAACCGTTTGTTACAAGGAGATGTGGGTTCCGGTAAAACTATTGTAGCCTTCATGAGTATGCTGTTAGCCTTAGATAATGGCTTTCAGGCTTGCTTAATGGCACCAACCGAAATCTTAGCAAATCAACATTTTATAGGATTATCAGAATTAGCTAAAACCCTTGATATAAATATTCAAATCCTTACAGGATCAACTAAAACTGCCGCTAGAAAAATAATTCATGAAGACTTAGAAAATGGAAGTTTACACATTCTAATTGGTACACATGCTTTATTAGAAGATAAGGTTAAATTTAAAAACTTAGGTTTAGCCGTAATTGACGAACAACATCGTTTTGGAGTGGAACAGCGTTCAAAACTTTGGAAGAAAAACGAAATTCCGCCACATATTTTGGTAATGACCGCCACTCCTATTCCAAGAACTTTAGCAATGAGTTTGTATGGTGATTTAGATATTTCTGTAATTGATGAGTTACCGCCTGGCCGAAAACCTATTCAAACTGTGCATCGTTTTGACAGCAACCGCTTGAAAGTATGGAAATTTATACGAGACGAAATCGCCATTGGCAGACAAATATATATTGTATATCCTTTAATTCAGGAATCTGAAAAAATGGATTTCAAAGATTTAATGGACGGATACGAAAGTATTTCCCGAGATTTTCCTTTACCTCAGTATTCTATTTCTATTCTTCATGGAAAAATGAAACCATCCGACAAAGATTCAGAAATGAAACGATTCTCCGAGGGGAAAACAAATATTATGGTAGCTACAACAGTGATTGAAGTTGGCGTCAATATCCCTAATGCTAGTGTGATGATTATTGAAAGTGCAGAACGTTTTGGATTATCACAATTGCACCAACTTAGAGGCCGTGTAGGTCGTGGTGCCGAACAAAGTTATTGCATTTTGATGACGAGTCACAAATTGAGTTCTGACAGTAAAACTCGAATGGAAACGATGGTACAAACGAACGATGGTTTTGAAATTGCCGAAGTTGATCTTAAACTTCGTGGACCAGGAGATTTGATGGGAACGCAACAAAGCGGTGTGCTTAATCTTCAAATTGCCGATATTGTAAAGGATAGAGACATCCTAATGTTAGCAAGGAATTATGCGCTCAAAATACTACGAGAAGACGCTCCTTTACAGAAACCAGAACATCAAACGCTACGGGCAGTTTTCATCGAATTGACTAAAAAGAAAAATATTTGGAATTACATTAGTTAA
- a CDS encoding DUF1697 domain-containing protein, which translates to MTTHLALLRGINVSGHNMIKMEALKTTLEAIGFQNVETYIQSGNVFVDTEEENAAAVGFKIKQEIFKVFGHEVPVVVVTISDLENCFKNNSFFKEKDIDLKKLYVAFVSIELRTDHINDLKMSQVKPDEASIDKNKIYIKYAVGAGKTRFDQKYIEKKLNLTATIRNWNTVTQLLKMFQERVQK; encoded by the coding sequence ATGACAACTCATCTCGCATTGCTTCGTGGTATTAATGTTTCCGGTCATAATATGATAAAAATGGAAGCGCTAAAAACGACTTTGGAAGCTATTGGTTTTCAAAATGTGGAAACTTACATTCAGTCCGGAAATGTTTTTGTGGATACCGAAGAAGAAAATGCTGCTGCCGTTGGTTTTAAAATAAAGCAGGAAATTTTCAAAGTTTTTGGGCATGAAGTTCCAGTTGTAGTCGTTACCATTTCTGATTTAGAAAATTGTTTTAAAAACAATTCTTTTTTTAAGGAAAAAGACATTGATTTGAAGAAACTATATGTGGCTTTTGTTTCAATTGAATTGCGAACGGATCATATTAATGATTTAAAAATGAGTCAAGTCAAACCAGACGAAGCTAGTATTGATAAAAACAAAATTTATATTAAATACGCTGTAGGTGCTGGAAAGACTAGATTTGATCAAAAATATATTGAGAAAAAACTTAATTTAACAGCAACCATTCGTAATTGGAATACAGTAACTCAATTGTTGAAAATGTTTCAAGAAAGAGTACAAAAATAG
- a CDS encoding M1 family metallopeptidase, with protein MKYLFLFISVFTFAQQTKFVDFKNASAQITISPEDKKVSGSGSYCFDVLKPIDTIKIDAQNIEFDEIYLNEKKVNFINNGKYLAIIYPFKKSKKNNISFNYSVKPKLALYFIGSKEKDNLQIWTQGQGKYTSHWFPSFDDVNEKVIFNMTVVFDSKYTVISNGILKNKVQNNNMTYWNYNMQKPMSSYLLMLAIGKFDKKIVYSNSGIPLEMYFEPNEKAKFEPTYRNSKRMFDFLNTAIGVKYPWQIYKQVPVRDFLYAGMENTSATLFTTRYVVDSLGFEDRSYTNVNAHELAHQWFGNLITAESGKHHWLQEGFATYYALLAEKEIYGEDYFYSKLYEYAQQLKFAARTDTIPVLNAKASSLSFYQKGAWALFVLDEEIGHETFRKAVKNYLKKYSFQTVNTEDFFNEIKKVSNYDLKEFSKNWLELIDINSQQINSLLGKNKSIQLLFDIDKVKNKSISEKQDFFAKTLQSKVPSFIKEAIVNQLKNENFEEKETLLKLALGTNEIQVRQAVAATLTEIPESFRPYYETLLNDKSYQTQEIALYNLWNNFPENRNEYLVKSKSWIGFNDYNLRTLWLSLALSTADYPENKQELIAELITYSSTNFEATTRQNALEKLIGFHLINDTVLINLVNATTHHMWQFSKFGREAIRKLLKDPEMRTQFENILSNLNDSEKFQLNRLLREQ; from the coding sequence ATGAAATATCTATTTCTTTTTATTTCTGTATTTACATTTGCTCAACAAACAAAATTTGTTGATTTCAAAAATGCAAGTGCGCAAATTACAATTAGTCCTGAAGATAAAAAGGTTTCCGGAAGTGGGAGCTATTGTTTCGATGTTTTAAAACCAATTGACACCATCAAAATTGACGCTCAAAACATCGAATTTGATGAAATTTATTTAAATGAAAAAAAAGTAAACTTCATTAATAATGGTAAATATTTAGCTATAATTTATCCTTTTAAAAAAAGCAAAAAAAATAACATATCATTTAATTATAGCGTAAAACCTAAGCTAGCTTTGTATTTTATTGGGAGTAAAGAAAAAGATAATTTACAAATTTGGACACAAGGACAAGGAAAATACACCAGCCATTGGTTTCCAAGCTTTGATGATGTAAATGAAAAAGTAATCTTCAATATGACGGTTGTTTTTGACTCAAAGTATACCGTAATTTCAAATGGAATTTTAAAAAATAAAGTCCAGAATAACAATATGACGTATTGGAATTACAACATGCAAAAGCCTATGAGTTCTTATTTGTTGATGCTTGCCATTGGTAAATTTGATAAAAAAATAGTTTATTCTAATTCGGGAATTCCTTTAGAAATGTATTTTGAACCTAACGAAAAGGCAAAGTTTGAACCCACTTATAGAAATTCAAAACGAATGTTTGACTTTCTGAATACAGCAATAGGAGTGAAGTATCCTTGGCAAATTTACAAGCAAGTACCCGTTCGGGATTTTTTATATGCCGGAATGGAAAACACTAGCGCAACTCTGTTTACCACTCGTTATGTAGTTGATTCTTTAGGCTTTGAAGATAGAAGCTACACGAATGTAAATGCACATGAATTAGCGCATCAGTGGTTTGGAAATTTAATTACTGCCGAAAGTGGAAAGCATCATTGGTTACAAGAAGGTTTTGCAACGTATTATGCTTTATTAGCTGAAAAAGAAATTTATGGGGAAGATTATTTTTATTCCAAATTATATGAATATGCACAGCAATTAAAATTTGCGGCTAGAACAGATACTATTCCTGTTTTGAATGCGAAAGCCAGTTCCTTGAGTTTTTATCAAAAAGGAGCTTGGGCATTATTTGTTTTGGATGAAGAAATTGGTCATGAAACTTTTAGAAAAGCAGTAAAAAACTATTTGAAAAAATATTCTTTTCAAACAGTAAATACGGAAGATTTTTTTAATGAAATAAAGAAAGTTTCAAATTATGATTTGAAAGAATTTAGCAAAAATTGGCTTGAGTTAATCGATATTAATTCGCAACAAATCAATAGTTTATTAGGTAAAAATAAATCCATTCAACTGTTATTCGATATAGATAAAGTAAAGAATAAATCGATATCTGAAAAACAAGATTTTTTTGCAAAAACATTACAATCTAAAGTTCCCTCTTTTATAAAAGAAGCGATAGTGAACCAATTGAAAAATGAAAATTTTGAAGAAAAAGAGACACTTCTAAAGCTGGCACTTGGCACCAATGAAATACAAGTTCGCCAAGCGGTTGCAGCTACTTTAACAGAAATTCCAGAAAGTTTCAGACCATATTACGAAACCTTATTAAATGATAAATCATACCAAACCCAAGAAATAGCATTGTATAATTTGTGGAATAATTTTCCGGAAAATAGAAATGAATATCTAGTCAAATCAAAATCATGGATTGGATTCAATGATTATAATTTAAGGACATTGTGGTTGTCTTTAGCATTATCTACAGCAGATTATCCTGAAAACAAACAGGAATTAATAGCAGAATTGATTACCTATTCCTCTACTAATTTTGAAGCAACAACGCGACAAAATGCTTTAGAAAAACTTATAGGTTTTCATTTAATAAATGATACAGTTTTGATAAATTTAGTCAATGCTACAACGCACCATATGTGGCAGTTTTCAAAATTCGGAAGAGAAGCTATTCGGAAGTTATTAAAGGATCCAGAAATGAGAACTCAATTTGAAAACATTCTCTCAAACTTAAATGATTCAGAGAAATTTCAATTGAATCGCTTATTAAGAGAACAGTAA
- a CDS encoding TSUP family transporter, whose amino-acid sequence METYILILLCLAAFAAGFIDAVVGGGGLIQTPVGLILLPNLPVATVIGTLKVPAFSGTSFAAFQYLKKVDMNWKLLAIMMVLAFPSAFLGSTLLTYVSNDFMKPLLLVVLSFLVVYTYAKKNFGQHIEKNLSYKKQLINAISISFIVGLYDGFIGPGTGSFLVVAFIALMGFDFLHASANAKMVNLATNFGSICLFMLKGKIIWAIAIPMAVSNAFGGLLGAKLAINKGNSFIRIFFLVVVVGTLIRFAYDVFFK is encoded by the coding sequence TTGGAAACCTATATTTTGATTTTATTATGTTTGGCTGCTTTTGCTGCAGGATTTATAGACGCTGTTGTTGGAGGTGGTGGACTTATTCAAACTCCAGTAGGACTTATTTTGTTGCCTAATCTTCCTGTCGCAACAGTTATTGGTACATTAAAAGTTCCTGCTTTCAGTGGTACTTCATTTGCAGCCTTTCAGTATCTTAAAAAAGTAGATATGAATTGGAAATTATTGGCCATTATGATGGTTTTAGCATTTCCATCCGCTTTTTTGGGATCTACTTTATTGACTTATGTGAGTAATGATTTTATGAAACCATTATTACTTGTAGTACTCTCTTTTTTGGTTGTTTATACTTATGCCAAAAAAAATTTCGGTCAACATATTGAAAAAAATCTATCTTATAAAAAACAGCTTATAAATGCAATTTCTATCAGTTTTATCGTTGGTTTATACGATGGATTTATTGGTCCTGGAACTGGAAGTTTTTTAGTTGTGGCTTTCATTGCACTAATGGGTTTTGATTTTTTGCACGCTTCCGCAAATGCCAAAATGGTAAACTTAGCTACAAATTTTGGTTCTATATGCTTGTTTATGTTGAAAGGAAAAATCATTTGGGCAATTGCAATTCCAATGGCGGTCAGTAATGCATTCGGAGGTTTGCTAGGTGCTAAATTAGCGATTAATAAAGGAAATAGTTTTATTCGAATATTCTTTTTGGTCGTGGTTGTAGGGACTTTAATCCGTTTTGCTTACGATGTTTTTTTTAAATAA